One Brassica napus cultivar Da-Ae chromosome C2, Da-Ae, whole genome shotgun sequence DNA window includes the following coding sequences:
- the LOC125582080 gene encoding uncharacterized protein LOC125582080, whose amino-acid sequence MFGLLKKSKPLQDDVYFPFKTVVEKKQLIFDKRQFASNEFDFVQKQRKRQNRSNDEKWVRSGDRSFTKAKRSNRVVLDQNELQTYASLEKMLHNAIHAIRQLKRKGNTNTSSAPKQQCKSSYLSNSDLKTNEISFDKSKAVKPTSKAHSTRCFKCHRIGHYANKCQKQKPLVTLENENLETEPEKEEPLPIQIPDQTQDLRTNLFEEEGNDVPWFVDQSIGANQHGDQDVLNNLTEVRSSDRTDQTDRAVPRTSRLELRLEPRPDDLTDRTTARLPRPTRHSKTHGRARLSLGREETKDGHAFLSGGPSGQSRKRPYLYPVHPSGSDEPGQ is encoded by the exons atgtttggacttctcaagaaatcaaaaccactacaagatgatgtctactttccttttaaaactgTTGTTGAAAAGAAACAATTGATTTTTGACAAGAGACAGTTTGCTTCTAATGAATTTGATTTTGTGCAGAAACaaaggaagagacaaaacagGTCCAATGATGAGAAGTGGGTTAGAAGTGGTGATCGTTccttcaccaaagccaagagaagcaaccGTGTAGTGCTTGATCAAAACGAGCTTCAAACTTATGCTAGTTTGGAGAAGATGTTGCATAACGCAATTCATGCTATCCGACAGCTCAAAAGGAAGGGAAACACCAACACTTCTTCGGCACCAAAACAGCAATGTAAGTCTTCTTATCtttcaaattctgatttgaaaactaatgagatttcttttgataaaagcaaagctgtgaaacccacaagcaaagctcattccaccaggtgcttcaaatgccataggATCGGTCATTATGCTAACAAGTGTCAAAAGCAAAAaccgttggtgactttggagaatgAGAACCTTGAAACCGAGCCAGAAAAGGAAGAGCCTTTGCCAATTCAAATACCGGACCAAACTCAAG atttgaggacaaatctttttgaagaggaagggaatgatgtgccctggttcgtggatcagtccattggagccaaccagcatggagatcaggacgttctgaacaattTGACCGAGGTTCGTTCATCCGACCGTACCGATCAGACTGACCGAGCCGTCCCGCGTACGTCTCGATTGGAGCTCCGGCTGGAACcacgtccagacgacctaaCCGACCGAACCACAGCCCGTCTTCCCCGACCAACTCGACATTCTAAAACCCACGGTCGAGCCAGACTTAGCTTGGGTcgtgaagaaaccaaagacggacatgcattcttatctggcggaccatccggacagtcccgcaagcgtccttatctttaccccgtgcatccatctggttcggatgaacctggacagtag